In Topomyia yanbarensis strain Yona2022 chromosome 2, ASM3024719v1, whole genome shotgun sequence, one DNA window encodes the following:
- the LOC131684452 gene encoding leucine-rich repeat-containing protein 20 isoform X3, with product MNPLHHHIYHGKGRVVNLSECELIQVPDAVYHLMRHTELKTCDLSGNVITKISPKFALKFNLITDLNLSHNQMAKLPDELADLHSLQMLDIAHNSFITLPAVVFKMPKLRELRANNNAIIDIDRDEIITSDSLELVDLKHNPLTPMCHELLKNANVAFRILLSEREKEEWEDLTI from the exons ATCTCTCCGAGTGTGAACTGATTCAGGTCCCAGATGCAGTTTACCACCTAATGAGACACACTGAGCTGAAAACCTGTGATCTTAGTGGTAATGTCATAACCAAAATTTCACCTAAATTTGCGCTCAAGTTCAACTTAATCACAG ATCTTAACCTGTCGCACAATCAAATGGCCAAACTACCAGACGAACTGGCCGATCTGCACTCGCTGCAGATGCTGGATATCGCACACAATTCCTTCATCACGCTGCCCGCCGTCGTGTTCAAGATGCCGAAGCTGCGCGAACTACGGGCAAACAACAATGCAATCATCGACATCGATCGGGATGAGATCATCACGTCCGACTCGCTGGAGTTGGTCGACCTGAAACACAACCCACTGACGCCCATGTGTCACGAACTGCTGAAGAATGCCAACGTGGCCTTCCGGATCTTACTGTCGGAGCGGGAAAAAGAGGAATGGGAAGACCTAACGATCTGA
- the LOC131684453 gene encoding cecropin-B1-like, protein MKFNKLFLIVVLAALLLSGLTEAGKWKKFGKEIEKTGKRVFKAVEKAVPVVLSTLSLGQYLKKSPRNSPIPDDEYGRSRG, encoded by the exons ATGAAGTTCAACAAATTGTTCCTGATCGTTGTGTTGGCTGCTCTGCTGCTGTCGGGTCTGACAGAGGCAGGAAAATGGAAAAAGTTCGGCAAGGAGATT GAGAAAACGGGCAAGCGAGTTTTTAAAGCTGTCGAAAAAGCCGTTCCGGTTGTCCTCTCAACACTGTCTCTAGGACAATATCTCAAAAAGTCACCCCGAAACTCCCCCATCCCCGACGATGAATATGGTCGGTCAAGGGggtga